A portion of the Parasteatoda tepidariorum isolate YZ-2023 chromosome 5, CAS_Ptep_4.0, whole genome shotgun sequence genome contains these proteins:
- the LOC107450236 gene encoding DNA-dependent metalloprotease dvc-1 isoform X1 — MDLSDDIVYSFQEESEAFFSEIDDVDLDCAIALSLQENCGAEIKRESDASFSKRNDGDLYHATSLSLQEKCAVELEKQSEVFLDTIDQDYDYAFALSLQELSEDAKEKPFPVSLPKSAHKSIGIVDEQWEVLDPNPDIHALFLQYNVQFFYGKLDGVEVKWSPRMTLCAGVCSYEGRGGLCSVRLSLPLLKLRPRRDLVETLLHEMIHAYLFVTANNKDHNAHGPEFLKHMHRINKETGTCISVYHSFHDEVDLYRKHIWRCNGSCQKKSPYYGYVKRAVNRAPGPNDVWWAQHQSSCGGTFTKCGEPEGYKKKSTKISQNDSVKRKPFKNADNQLTNIKKFLKNPSSSTAVSKNVSNFIKNRIESSQGKEENNLTGRNKSLNTLHGNSVPVLCSNESKNVAVFTGNGFLLGSSSGAVPKSFLANLRREIASSSSAAPKTISVQSEIASSGRKTFTQSSKNTVKESCVLGVIDSTQNNFEYKAKPVNKHGSQKITLNTSKKPSFIQSSIDKFVTSPSRPLMGNNNMNDATKDSNSNTTPKVKCPVCFKPFTSFEINAHLDSCLTL, encoded by the exons ATGGACTTGTCCGATGATATAGTGTATTCCTTCCAGGAAGag tcCGAAGCATTCTTCAGTGAAATAGATGATGTTGATTTAGATTGTGCTATTGCCTTATCACTCCAAGAAAATTGTGGAGCAGAAATTAAGAGAGAG tctgATGCATCTTTTAGCAAAAGAAATGATGGTGATCTATATCATGCAACTTCATTATCTCTTCAAGAAAAATGTGCAGTAGAACTAGAAAAACag tctgAAGTATTCTTAGACACAATAGATCAAGATTATGATTATGCATTTGCTTTATCACTTCAAGAACTTTCTGAAGatgcaaaagaaaaa ccATTTCCAGTCTCTTTGCCTAAGTCCGCCCACAAGTCTATTGGTATTGTTGATGAGCAATGGGAAGTACTCGATCCTAATCCGGACATACATGCTTTGTTTCTTCAGTATaatgttcagtttttttatggTAAACTAGATGGTGTCGAAGTGAAATGGAGTCCTAGAATGACACT GTGTGCAGGAGTTTGTTCCTATGAGGGAAGGGGAGGACTGTGTTCAGTGCGTCTCAGTTTGCCATTACTAAAGCTTCGTCCTAGACGTGATCTGGTGGAAACCCTTTTG caTGAAATGATCCATGCATATCTGTTTGTAACAGCTAATAATAAg GATCATAATGCCCATGGGCCAGAGTTTTTGAAACACATGCATAGAATAAATAAGGAAACTGGTACTTGTATTAGT gtTTATCATAGTTTTCACGATGAAGTTGATTTGTATAGAAAGCACATATGGAGGTGCAATGGTTCTTGCCAGAAGAAATCTCCATATTATGGTTATGTTAAAAGAGCTGTTAATCGAGCTCCTGGTCCTAATGATGTCTGGTGGGCTCAGCATCAATCTTCTTGTGGTGGGACATTTACAAAATGTGGTGAACCTGAAGGTTATAAGaagaaatcaacaaaaataagccaAAATGACTCTGTAAAACGAAAACctttcaaaa atgCTGATAATCAACTGACAAATATcaagaaatttctgaaaaatccaTCATCATCAACAGcagtttctaaaaatgtatcaaattttataaaaaatcgtaTTGAATCTTCTCAAGGAAAAGAGGAGAACAATTTGACGGGACGTAACAAATCATTAAACACTCTACATGGAAATTCTGTGCCTGTTTTATGTTCTAATGAATCAAAGAATGTTGCAGTTTTTACTGGAAATGGTTTTTTGCTTGGTTCTTCTTCTGGTGCAGTACCTAAAAGTTTCCTAGCTAACTTACGTCGTGAAATAGCCTCTTCTTCAAGTGCTGCTCCTAAAACGATTTCTGTTCAAAGTGAAATAGCTTCTTCTGGTCGAAAGACTTTTACACAGTCAAGTAAGAATACAGTAAAAGAATCTTGTGTTTTGGGTGTTATCGACTCTACgcagaataattttgaatataaag ctaaGCCTGTAAATAAACATGGGTCTCAGAAAATCACTCTTAACACGTCCAAGAAACCAAGTTTTATTCAAAGCTCCATAGATAAGTTTGTAACTTCACCTTCAAGGCCATTAATgggaaataataatatgaatgatGCAACTAAAGACAGTAATTCAAATACGACACCAAAGGTCAAATGTCCTGTTTGTTTTAAACCTTTCACAAGTTTTGAAATCAATGCTCACTTAGATTCTTGTCTCACATTATGA
- the LOC107450236 gene encoding DNA-dependent metalloprotease dvc-1 isoform X2, producing the protein MSEAFFSEIDDVDLDCAIALSLQENCGAEIKRESDASFSKRNDGDLYHATSLSLQEKCAVELEKQSEVFLDTIDQDYDYAFALSLQELSEDAKEKPFPVSLPKSAHKSIGIVDEQWEVLDPNPDIHALFLQYNVQFFYGKLDGVEVKWSPRMTLCAGVCSYEGRGGLCSVRLSLPLLKLRPRRDLVETLLHEMIHAYLFVTANNKDHNAHGPEFLKHMHRINKETGTCISVYHSFHDEVDLYRKHIWRCNGSCQKKSPYYGYVKRAVNRAPGPNDVWWAQHQSSCGGTFTKCGEPEGYKKKSTKISQNDSVKRKPFKNADNQLTNIKKFLKNPSSSTAVSKNVSNFIKNRIESSQGKEENNLTGRNKSLNTLHGNSVPVLCSNESKNVAVFTGNGFLLGSSSGAVPKSFLANLRREIASSSSAAPKTISVQSEIASSGRKTFTQSSKNTVKESCVLGVIDSTQNNFEYKAKPVNKHGSQKITLNTSKKPSFIQSSIDKFVTSPSRPLMGNNNMNDATKDSNSNTTPKVKCPVCFKPFTSFEINAHLDSCLTL; encoded by the exons aTG tcCGAAGCATTCTTCAGTGAAATAGATGATGTTGATTTAGATTGTGCTATTGCCTTATCACTCCAAGAAAATTGTGGAGCAGAAATTAAGAGAGAG tctgATGCATCTTTTAGCAAAAGAAATGATGGTGATCTATATCATGCAACTTCATTATCTCTTCAAGAAAAATGTGCAGTAGAACTAGAAAAACag tctgAAGTATTCTTAGACACAATAGATCAAGATTATGATTATGCATTTGCTTTATCACTTCAAGAACTTTCTGAAGatgcaaaagaaaaa ccATTTCCAGTCTCTTTGCCTAAGTCCGCCCACAAGTCTATTGGTATTGTTGATGAGCAATGGGAAGTACTCGATCCTAATCCGGACATACATGCTTTGTTTCTTCAGTATaatgttcagtttttttatggTAAACTAGATGGTGTCGAAGTGAAATGGAGTCCTAGAATGACACT GTGTGCAGGAGTTTGTTCCTATGAGGGAAGGGGAGGACTGTGTTCAGTGCGTCTCAGTTTGCCATTACTAAAGCTTCGTCCTAGACGTGATCTGGTGGAAACCCTTTTG caTGAAATGATCCATGCATATCTGTTTGTAACAGCTAATAATAAg GATCATAATGCCCATGGGCCAGAGTTTTTGAAACACATGCATAGAATAAATAAGGAAACTGGTACTTGTATTAGT gtTTATCATAGTTTTCACGATGAAGTTGATTTGTATAGAAAGCACATATGGAGGTGCAATGGTTCTTGCCAGAAGAAATCTCCATATTATGGTTATGTTAAAAGAGCTGTTAATCGAGCTCCTGGTCCTAATGATGTCTGGTGGGCTCAGCATCAATCTTCTTGTGGTGGGACATTTACAAAATGTGGTGAACCTGAAGGTTATAAGaagaaatcaacaaaaataagccaAAATGACTCTGTAAAACGAAAACctttcaaaa atgCTGATAATCAACTGACAAATATcaagaaatttctgaaaaatccaTCATCATCAACAGcagtttctaaaaatgtatcaaattttataaaaaatcgtaTTGAATCTTCTCAAGGAAAAGAGGAGAACAATTTGACGGGACGTAACAAATCATTAAACACTCTACATGGAAATTCTGTGCCTGTTTTATGTTCTAATGAATCAAAGAATGTTGCAGTTTTTACTGGAAATGGTTTTTTGCTTGGTTCTTCTTCTGGTGCAGTACCTAAAAGTTTCCTAGCTAACTTACGTCGTGAAATAGCCTCTTCTTCAAGTGCTGCTCCTAAAACGATTTCTGTTCAAAGTGAAATAGCTTCTTCTGGTCGAAAGACTTTTACACAGTCAAGTAAGAATACAGTAAAAGAATCTTGTGTTTTGGGTGTTATCGACTCTACgcagaataattttgaatataaag ctaaGCCTGTAAATAAACATGGGTCTCAGAAAATCACTCTTAACACGTCCAAGAAACCAAGTTTTATTCAAAGCTCCATAGATAAGTTTGTAACTTCACCTTCAAGGCCATTAATgggaaataataatatgaatgatGCAACTAAAGACAGTAATTCAAATACGACACCAAAGGTCAAATGTCCTGTTTGTTTTAAACCTTTCACAAGTTTTGAAATCAATGCTCACTTAGATTCTTGTCTCACATTATGA
- the LOC107450236 gene encoding DNA-dependent metalloprotease dvc-1 isoform X3, whose protein sequence is MPFPVSLPKSAHKSIGIVDEQWEVLDPNPDIHALFLQYNVQFFYGKLDGVEVKWSPRMTLCAGVCSYEGRGGLCSVRLSLPLLKLRPRRDLVETLLHEMIHAYLFVTANNKDHNAHGPEFLKHMHRINKETGTCISVYHSFHDEVDLYRKHIWRCNGSCQKKSPYYGYVKRAVNRAPGPNDVWWAQHQSSCGGTFTKCGEPEGYKKKSTKISQNDSVKRKPFKNADNQLTNIKKFLKNPSSSTAVSKNVSNFIKNRIESSQGKEENNLTGRNKSLNTLHGNSVPVLCSNESKNVAVFTGNGFLLGSSSGAVPKSFLANLRREIASSSSAAPKTISVQSEIASSGRKTFTQSSKNTVKESCVLGVIDSTQNNFEYKAKPVNKHGSQKITLNTSKKPSFIQSSIDKFVTSPSRPLMGNNNMNDATKDSNSNTTPKVKCPVCFKPFTSFEINAHLDSCLTL, encoded by the exons ATG ccATTTCCAGTCTCTTTGCCTAAGTCCGCCCACAAGTCTATTGGTATTGTTGATGAGCAATGGGAAGTACTCGATCCTAATCCGGACATACATGCTTTGTTTCTTCAGTATaatgttcagtttttttatggTAAACTAGATGGTGTCGAAGTGAAATGGAGTCCTAGAATGACACT GTGTGCAGGAGTTTGTTCCTATGAGGGAAGGGGAGGACTGTGTTCAGTGCGTCTCAGTTTGCCATTACTAAAGCTTCGTCCTAGACGTGATCTGGTGGAAACCCTTTTG caTGAAATGATCCATGCATATCTGTTTGTAACAGCTAATAATAAg GATCATAATGCCCATGGGCCAGAGTTTTTGAAACACATGCATAGAATAAATAAGGAAACTGGTACTTGTATTAGT gtTTATCATAGTTTTCACGATGAAGTTGATTTGTATAGAAAGCACATATGGAGGTGCAATGGTTCTTGCCAGAAGAAATCTCCATATTATGGTTATGTTAAAAGAGCTGTTAATCGAGCTCCTGGTCCTAATGATGTCTGGTGGGCTCAGCATCAATCTTCTTGTGGTGGGACATTTACAAAATGTGGTGAACCTGAAGGTTATAAGaagaaatcaacaaaaataagccaAAATGACTCTGTAAAACGAAAACctttcaaaa atgCTGATAATCAACTGACAAATATcaagaaatttctgaaaaatccaTCATCATCAACAGcagtttctaaaaatgtatcaaattttataaaaaatcgtaTTGAATCTTCTCAAGGAAAAGAGGAGAACAATTTGACGGGACGTAACAAATCATTAAACACTCTACATGGAAATTCTGTGCCTGTTTTATGTTCTAATGAATCAAAGAATGTTGCAGTTTTTACTGGAAATGGTTTTTTGCTTGGTTCTTCTTCTGGTGCAGTACCTAAAAGTTTCCTAGCTAACTTACGTCGTGAAATAGCCTCTTCTTCAAGTGCTGCTCCTAAAACGATTTCTGTTCAAAGTGAAATAGCTTCTTCTGGTCGAAAGACTTTTACACAGTCAAGTAAGAATACAGTAAAAGAATCTTGTGTTTTGGGTGTTATCGACTCTACgcagaataattttgaatataaag ctaaGCCTGTAAATAAACATGGGTCTCAGAAAATCACTCTTAACACGTCCAAGAAACCAAGTTTTATTCAAAGCTCCATAGATAAGTTTGTAACTTCACCTTCAAGGCCATTAATgggaaataataatatgaatgatGCAACTAAAGACAGTAATTCAAATACGACACCAAAGGTCAAATGTCCTGTTTGTTTTAAACCTTTCACAAGTTTTGAAATCAATGCTCACTTAGATTCTTGTCTCACATTATGA